CTCGCAGCCGGGCTGTTCGCACTGGCCTGCACAATTACGCTGTACGCTCACACCGTTACCGCGGGTGAAGAGGCCCCGGCCCCGCGCGCCGCCGGCGAGGGGGAGGGCGATAAGAAGGGCGAAGGCAAGGGCGGCCCCGGTGGAAAGTTCGGTAAGGGCGGCTTCGATAAGAGCAAGATCGACCCCGAAAAGCTGAAGGCCCTCAAGGAGAAGTTCGGCAAAGGCGGGTTCGACAAGAGCAAGATCGACCCGGAGAAACTCAAGGAATTCAAGGACAAGTTCGGCAAAAATGGGAAGGGCGGCTTCGGGAAGGGCAAGAAAGACAAGGACAAAGAGAGCGGCGAAGAGTGAGAGGCGCCGGGCACAGTCTTGGCGCACACATTTCAATTGCTTTGGTGTGCGGTTGCAACAAGGGGCGAACGGCCGGCGTGAGCCGGCTGGTGGAACTGGCTCGGGCTACACTTGGGAGCTTTCACCAGCGAACGGGTCGAGTTCGGGCGGGAGCGCCTTTCAGGGTGGAACTGGCTCGGGCTACACTTGGGAGCTTTCACCAGCCGGCTCACGCCGGCCGTTCGCCGGAAGCTCCTCACTGGTACTGCGTCGGGTCCGGTTGACCGGCTTCGGCGAAGCCCTTCTTGCGCAGCGAGCACGAGTCGCACCGGCCGCACGCCCGGCCCGTCGCGTCGGGATCGTAGCAACTCAACGTCTGCGCGTAATCCACACCAAGTTTGGTCCCTTCGCGAATGATCTCCGCTTTCGTCATCTTGAGCAGCGGCGAGTGAACGCGGAACTTCCCCGTGCCCTCGGTACCGGCTTTCGTCGCGAGGTTCGCGAGGCCCTCGAACGCGCTCAGGAACTCGGGCCGGCAGTCGGGGTAACCACTGTAATCCAGGACGTTAGCGCCGATGAAGATGTCGAACGCGCCGACCACTTCCGCCAACCCGAGCGCCAAACCGAGTAAGATCGTGTTGCGCGCCGGGACATACGTCACCGGAACGCCGTGGGTCATATCGTCCGCGGAGCGGTCCTTCGGCACCGCGATGTCCGCCGTGAGCGCGGACCCGCCGATTTGCCGGAGGTCGAGCTTCACGACGCGGTGATCGACCGCACCGAGCGCGGTAGCCACGGTCGCGGCGCGCACGAGTTCGACGCGGTGCCGCTGCCCGTAATCGACGGCCAGCGTGTAACACTCAAAGCCCTGGTTCCGCGCGACCGCGAGCGCCGTGGTGCTGTCCAATCCGCCGCTGAGAAGCACGACCGCTTTCACAACACGCACTCCCGATCGAGTTGGTAATCGCCCGCCCGCGGTTCTTCTGGAAGCGCGGGCGCTGACGTTGCGACGAAACGAGGTGGAACCGCCCGCGCGCTTCATCTATCAAGATAGGTACCCTACGAGACGCACCACAATGGAACTGACCGAAACCCCGGCCATCGAGCAGTTGGAAACGTTCCCGAACCCGCGCCCGGGGCGGGAGTTTGCGATCGAGATCGTATGCCCGGAGTTCACGAGCGTGTGCCCGAAGACCGGCCAGCCGGACTTCGGCACGATCACGTTCACGTACACGCCGGGTGAAACGTGCGTCGAGTTGAAGTCGCTGAAGCTTTACCTGCAGCGGTTCCGCAATCAGGGGATCTTCTACGAACAGGTGACGAACCGGCTGCTCGATGATTTCGTGGCCGCGTGTAAGCCGGTGCGGTGCAAAGTGGTGTCGGTGTGGACGCCGCGTGGCGGCATCAGCACGACCGTGACGTGCGTGCATGAAGCGAACGAGCAGCCGGTGTGATCGGCCTCTGACTGCGTGTCCCACCGGCCGGCTTACGCCGGCCGGGTGCCAAAAGCATTAATCAACGATGATGGCGTTTTCGAGGCGGGCGTTCGGGAGGGCTTCGCGTGCGCCCTGTTGAGCGAGTTGCTTCACGTGGTACGAATTGGCCCGACCGCGAAGCACCACGCGCTCACCGCCCGTAGCGATTTCGACTTCGAGGTTCTGCACCCGGCGGCTCGTCCGATCGGCCACCCGCTGTGTAACAAGCTCAAGTAACGACATAGGGTTTGTGCTCATCTGCCCTGATTACTTCCTCGCGTTGCCTAAAGGTCAAGCAAGAGTGCTTGATTCGTATTCTTAACAGGCCGCGCTAGAGGCGTATCTTTTAGGTTACGGAATTTAGATGCAAACCGCAGTCCAGAAATATGTTTCCAAATCGCAACTCCTGAACCTGCGTGGTTCCCGGCCTTTATTTGCTGAAGAACTGCGCACCCGCGTGGCCAATGGTGCCCGGTGCGTGCGCTTCGAGTATTGCTTCTCACTTTTGTTCGTGACCGTGCGTCGGCAATCCGAAGTCTATCTCACTAAATCCTGGCAACAGCGTTACTTATGGGGGTTGTGGTACAGCACTCTCGCGCTTTTGCTCGGGCCGTGGGGCGTTCCGTGGGGACTATTTTGGACACTCTGGGCCGTTTGGGTGAACACGACCGGCGGAGCGGACTGTACCGCGAGCGTTCTCACTGCGGTGGAATCACTTAGTACAGAATGCGCGAATGCGCAAATCGATTCCCAGCATGGGGAAGTTAACCCGTTAGCGCCGGATTACAATTAGCTCTGGTACACGGTTCCGCTCTGCGCCGCGATGACGAGGAGGGACGCTTGTGGTTCGTCACGGTACGGTCGCTCTCGCTGCCCTCGTCGTGGGCCTTCTGGCTTTATCCGAGGGGCGGGCGTCGCTGCACCACCCGGACGACCCGATGGCGATCCCGGTGAGCGAAAAGGGCGCACCCGAAGCGCTTTCCTTTGAAGAATTCGGGCGCCGGCGCCTCGTGTTACTGAACGCGAGCAACCCGAAGTGGCCGCTCGACAATTCCGATCCAAGAGACCCGGCGAAGAAAATCAGGACCGACCGCGGTACGGTCAAGGATCGCATCGACAAACGGTCGGCGCTCCGCGGCCGGTCGGAACTGGATAGCGTCGCACTGGCGGTTGACCTGCTCCGGTTCGGTCAACCGGCCGAGGCCACCGGCGCGCTAAGGGACCAGCGCAGAGGATTTCTGCCGAACATCACGCACGCACACATCGAGGCCGCGCAGGGGAACTGGGACCGCGCGTTTCAGTTCCTCGATATCGCGAACGAGGAGCGCCCACCGAAGGAGGTTCCCGGCCTCAAGCCCCAAGAGCTCGCGTGGCAACTCAAGCTGAACACCGGACCGTTACTGAAGTTGGTGCGGCTCCGAATGAACGAAGCGAGGGGCGCCAAACCCGCGCCGGAAAACGAACTGCCGGACGCGATCTTCCCCGTGAACTTCGCGGACACGGTCGACGGCGCGCTGGTGCCGGGGGAGCGGGCGAAACTCCCGCCCGATGCGCTCGCGACCGTGCAACAGCTCGTGCTGTGGTTCCCGCACGACCCGCGCCTCTACTGGCTGCTCGGTGAACTGTACGCGGCGAAGGGGGAATTCGCCGCCGCGCGGAAGATCATGGACGAGTGCGTGGGGACGTTCACTTACAGTAACCGCAAGGTGCTGATGCAGCACCGCGAAGCGGTGACGAAGGCCGCGGACGCGAAGGGGGCCGCGCCCGAAGATCCGCTCTTCGCACAGCCCGATAGTGCTCCTCCTCCGCCGGCCCCGGCGCTGCCGTTCTCAATGGGCGCGGTGTGGATCTACTTCGGCGTGGTCGGGGTGATCGCGCTGTTCGCGGCCGTTCGCGCGCTAATGAAACTCAAAAGTAAACTCAATTGATGGCAACGGGAGGAGCCCTTCGCGATGATCGAAAACGTGTGGCTCGTTCACCCCGATGAGGCGATGTGTGCGGCGTTCCGGCGCCGGTTCGCCGGGCTGCGCGGCGTTCGCGTCGTTCGGGGCCGTTTTGAAGACCTGGAACCACACGACTGCTTCGTCACCGCGGGAAATGCGTTCGGCATCATGACCGCGGGCATTGATGCGGCCGTGGTCGGGGCCTTCGGCGAAGAACTGATGGCGCGCGTCCAGCACCGCATCATGAACGACTACTTCGGCGAGCAACCGATCGGCACCGCGTTCGTGTTGGGAACCGGCAGCTCCGCGATCCCGTTTCTGGTTCACGCGCCGACGATGCGCGTCCCCGGCAACATTGACGGGACGGACAAAGTGTACTGCGCGACCTGGGCCGCGCTGCTCGCGGTTCAGGCCCACAACACAACGAACGCGCACCGAATCGAAACGGTCGCGTTCCCCGCGATGGGCACCGGATTCGGCGGGGTACCGTTCGACGAGGCCGCGCGCCAAATGGCGGTCGCGTGGCGCAACTACCTCGAACCGCCGCACCGACTCGACTGGGATTTCGTGGTCGAGCGCCACCGCGCCATTTGCTACGACGGCCCGCGCCAGGTCGCCCGCTGAATCGCTCTCGCTTCTTGCGAATTCGGCGTTACACTATCCGCATGTCCACAACATATTACAAAAAGGTGCGCAAGCACCTTTCCGGCAATTGCCCGGTCATGAAGCGGATCATTGACCGCGTCGGGCCGTGTACGCTCACCCCCAACGGCGACGACCCGTTCACGTTGCTCGTGCGGTGCGTGATCTCACAACAAATCTCGACCAAAGCGGCCAAGTCAATTTACGGCCGGCTCGTCGCCGCGCTGAACGGCACGCCCGAAGGGGAGAGCGGTGCACCAACGATTCCGATTGCGGAGCTGGCGAAGCTCACCGAGGCGGAGTACAAGGCGTGCGGGATCTCGGGACCGAAACAACGGACCATGCGCGCGGTCATCGACCACGTGAAGGCCCACCCCGACCTGCTGCCGAGCATTCCCGACCTCGACGACGACGCGGTTCGTGAACAACTGACGGTCATCAAGGGCATCGGCCCCTGGACCGTCGATATGTACCTGCTCTTCGGTTTGGGGCGCGCGGACGTGCTGGCGGTCGGTGACTACGCGATCAAGGTCGCGGTGAAGAACCAGTTCAACCTGCGGAAGATGCCGGACGCGGCCAAAATGACCAAACTCGCGAAGCCGTGGGCACCGTACCGCAGCGTCGCGTCGTGGTACTTATGGCGCAGCTTGGACGCGGTGAAGACTGAAAAAGAGGGCACGTGAGGGGCGCGCGATTCGGAGCTGTCCCACAGCGAAGATCAGTGCGCCCAACTGCGGTAAGCCACGACCACACGCTTGCGATCGATTCCGATCACCCGGTCGGGCTCCAGATACCATTCCGTAATTCCGGCCGAATCTATCGTGACCGGCACGCTTTCCAGCCAGGTCGTGTCCGCCGCGTTGACCGGCGCGATCCCGGCCGGAACCCAACCGTCGAACTCTCTCGGCGGCACGCGAGCCAGCACGCGGACATCCCAATCAGACGGACCCGGAACGAGCCCGCCACCGTTAGTGTGATACCTACGGCGCCGGTCGACCCGAGCACCTCCTCGCGTGACCGTGACCCGAGGAGGCTCATCACCGATCGTGGGCGACTACTTGACGAGTGGGACCGGGGGGATTCCTTCGTTTAAAGTGGGAAATGGCGCGAAGGGAGTCGGCCCCTTCTCGCTCCGCGAAACCGGGCCGCGGACCTCATACGTCAGGCGCGTCCCGGCCCGGACGTTGTCCTCTTCGCCGGGGCCGACGCCCGGCGGTGTGCGCCGCCACGCGGTCCCCTGACACGTGATCCGGTACCCCTCGTTGAACATGCCCGTGAGCTGCGGGATCTTGAACGCCATGCTCGACGTCGGGGCCGGGTACTCGGGCGGGATGGAGGTCAGAAAGTAGTTCATCCCCGTCAGCATCCCGGTCGTGAAATAGCGCTGCAGGTCGCCCCGCGTTTGCGCGTAGATCATCGCGGAGATTTCCTTGCTGGCCAGCGCGAGCGCCAGCGGCTTGATTTTCTCCTGGTCGGCGTACAACTTCCCGGCGACGACGAAATACACGTTCGTCCCCGCGAGGTCCGCGTTCGGGTCTTTCGAGCGGTCCTCCGGCGGCACGTAGGGCGGCATGACGAAGAGGGCCTTCGAGACGCCCCCGTCGATGTGCCGCTCCGTCACGCACCGGCCGTCCACATCGACGGCGATGTGCTGCGGCGGGAAGGCGCCCGGAATGGCGGACGATCCGAGGAGAATTTGCTGAATGAGCTTCACGTCCTGCGGGCGCCCGCGACAGGCGATCGCCCCGATGTCCCAGACGACGAACTGTTTGCTTTCCGCCGCGGTCGTGCCGATGTAGAGGCGCCGACCCTTTTGGTGCTCCCGGGCCAGTTCGCATATCACCTGCGGGGACAGCACCTCCGCCACCTTCTCGGCGAGCGGGGTGTTGTCCGCGAGCGACTCGCGGAACAGCCCGCGCACGGGCTTCATCTTGTAGAGATCTTTTGCTTCCAGGGTCGTGTAGAACGCCTTCAACTGTTGGTCGTAGGCCGGCCCGAGGAACGCGAAGGGCGCCGCCAGCGCGCCGGTGCTGATGCCGGTCACGACATCGAACTCGGGCCGATCGCCGCGCGCGGTCCAGCCGCACAGAACCCCCGCCGAGAACGCTCCGAACGATCCGCCCCCGGACAAACTGAGGACGTTCTTCTCCCGGAACGGGGTGTTCGGGTTGCGCTCCTTTAAGGCCTTTTCCAAAGCCGCTTTACGCACCGTCTCCGAGCGGGCGGCGAGCTGTTTGGAATCGGCTTGGGCGCTGAACTCGGCTTGCGCGGCCGCATCGACCATGTCGCGTGTGTGCATGCCGAGGGCGGTAGGAGTCGGGCATTCCCGTCTGGCTTGACGTGAGCTTTTGCAGCCAGTTGCCACGACGCTGACCAGCGCCGCCAAGAATATCACCGAGCCAACTCGCTGCTGGAATGAGCTCATGGGATATTTCTCCAGTCAAAAGTATGCATTGGCTCGATTTCCCAGAAAACGGATATTCACACTCCTAATCGGGTGTTTAGTCGGGGCGCATCAGGAAATAGGCGCAATCCCTGCAAGTAGGACAAGTGGCACAGGTGCGCGAGGGATGAGAGCCCGGGTAATTGGGGTGCGTGTGGAATGAGGGGCGCCGGGTAGAACCACGCTCGTTGTTTGAATCTTTGCCTCCGATGCCCCAATCGCGGCATCGTCACGGTCGGCGCCCCTACTCCTCCCGGTAAATCACGACTTCCGGCGGCCACCCGAGCACCCACTGCCACCACTCGGCCAACGGAACAATCCATGTGAAAAATGTTTAATCAATAGAATGTGATGTGCTGGAGAGTACACGCAATCGACAATGGGGGAAGAGGTTGGTTGAAAATAGTCAGGCGATGGGGAGACGATCGGTTCGCGCGGAGCGCGATTCTGGTTGCGACCGCGCGCCGGCATTTTCAGGTGCGTGCTGGCAGGCCCATTCGCGGTTTGATAGGCTTTACCGCACCGCCCCTCTCCGGAGTCCCTTCATGCGCTCCCTGTTCCTCTCCGCGGTCGTGCTGTGCGCGCTCGGCGCGTCGCAGCCGGTTCGAGCTGATGAGAAGCCGAAAACCGGCTTCGTGGACAAAACGTTCAAGAACGCGGACGGCACCACCTCGCCCTACGTCGTGTTCGTCCCCAAGAGCTACGACGGCGCGAAGGAGTACCCCACGATCCTGTTCCTGCACGGCGCCGGTGAGACCAAGACCGAAAAAACGGGCACGAAGATGCCGGTCGAAGTCGGCATCGGGCCGGCGATCAAAAAGCGCGAAAAAGATTTCCCGTTCATTGTCGTGATCCCGCAAGCCGAAGGGTTCGGGTGGGGCGCGGACGGCAAGAACGCGAAGCGCGCCCTGGCGATGCTCGACGAGGTGCAGAAGGCGTACAAGACCGACCCGAAGCGGCAGTACCTCAGCGGGCTGTCGATGGGCGGGATGGGAACGTGGAGCATCGCGATGGCGCACCCCGATCGGTTCGCGGCCATCGCGCCGATTTGCGGGCGCGGCGACACGAAGACCGCCGAGAAGATCAAAGACCTCCCGTGCTGGTGCTTCCACGGGGACGCGGACACGGCCGTGAAGGTCGAGGGCTCGCGCGACATGATCGCGGCGATTAAAAAGGCCGGCGGGAGCCCCAAATACACCGAGTACCCGAAGGTCGGCCACAACTCGTGGGACGCGGCCTACG
The Gemmata palustris DNA segment above includes these coding regions:
- the queC gene encoding 7-cyano-7-deazaguanine synthase QueC; this encodes MRVVKAVVLLSGGLDSTTALAVARNQGFECYTLAVDYGQRHRVELVRAATVATALGAVDHRVVKLDLRQIGGSALTADIAVPKDRSADDMTHGVPVTYVPARNTILLGLALGLAEVVGAFDIFIGANVLDYSGYPDCRPEFLSAFEGLANLATKAGTEGTGKFRVHSPLLKMTKAEIIREGTKLGVDYAQTLSCYDPDATGRACGRCDSCSLRKKGFAEAGQPDPTQYQ
- the queF gene encoding preQ(1) synthase; the encoded protein is MELTETPAIEQLETFPNPRPGREFAIEIVCPEFTSVCPKTGQPDFGTITFTYTPGETCVELKSLKLYLQRFRNQGIFYEQVTNRLLDDFVAACKPVRCKVVSVWTPRGGISTTVTCVHEANEQPV
- a CDS encoding tetratricopeptide repeat protein; this translates as MVRHGTVALAALVVGLLALSEGRASLHHPDDPMAIPVSEKGAPEALSFEEFGRRRLVLLNASNPKWPLDNSDPRDPAKKIRTDRGTVKDRIDKRSALRGRSELDSVALAVDLLRFGQPAEATGALRDQRRGFLPNITHAHIEAAQGNWDRAFQFLDIANEERPPKEVPGLKPQELAWQLKLNTGPLLKLVRLRMNEARGAKPAPENELPDAIFPVNFADTVDGALVPGERAKLPPDALATVQQLVLWFPHDPRLYWLLGELYAAKGEFAAARKIMDECVGTFTYSNRKVLMQHREAVTKAADAKGAAPEDPLFAQPDSAPPPPAPALPFSMGAVWIYFGVVGVIALFAAVRALMKLKSKLN
- a CDS encoding macro domain-containing protein, with the translated sequence MIENVWLVHPDEAMCAAFRRRFAGLRGVRVVRGRFEDLEPHDCFVTAGNAFGIMTAGIDAAVVGAFGEELMARVQHRIMNDYFGEQPIGTAFVLGTGSSAIPFLVHAPTMRVPGNIDGTDKVYCATWAALLAVQAHNTTNAHRIETVAFPAMGTGFGGVPFDEAARQMAVAWRNYLEPPHRLDWDFVVERHRAICYDGPRQVAR
- a CDS encoding DNA-3-methyladenine glycosylase family protein, translating into MSTTYYKKVRKHLSGNCPVMKRIIDRVGPCTLTPNGDDPFTLLVRCVISQQISTKAAKSIYGRLVAALNGTPEGESGAPTIPIAELAKLTEAEYKACGISGPKQRTMRAVIDHVKAHPDLLPSIPDLDDDAVREQLTVIKGIGPWTVDMYLLFGLGRADVLAVGDYAIKVAVKNQFNLRKMPDAAKMTKLAKPWAPYRSVASWYLWRSLDAVKTEKEGT
- a CDS encoding patatin-like phospholipase family protein; translated protein: MHTRDMVDAAAQAEFSAQADSKQLAARSETVRKAALEKALKERNPNTPFREKNVLSLSGGGSFGAFSAGVLCGWTARGDRPEFDVVTGISTGALAAPFAFLGPAYDQQLKAFYTTLEAKDLYKMKPVRGLFRESLADNTPLAEKVAEVLSPQVICELAREHQKGRRLYIGTTAAESKQFVVWDIGAIACRGRPQDVKLIQQILLGSSAIPGAFPPQHIAVDVDGRCVTERHIDGGVSKALFVMPPYVPPEDRSKDPNADLAGTNVYFVVAGKLYADQEKIKPLALALASKEISAMIYAQTRGDLQRYFTTGMLTGMNYFLTSIPPEYPAPTSSMAFKIPQLTGMFNEGYRITCQGTAWRRTPPGVGPGEEDNVRAGTRLTYEVRGPVSRSEKGPTPFAPFPTLNEGIPPVPLVK
- a CDS encoding carboxylesterase family protein — encoded protein: MRSLFLSAVVLCALGASQPVRADEKPKTGFVDKTFKNADGTTSPYVVFVPKSYDGAKEYPTILFLHGAGETKTEKTGTKMPVEVGIGPAIKKREKDFPFIVVIPQAEGFGWGADGKNAKRALAMLDEVQKAYKTDPKRQYLSGLSMGGMGTWSIAMAHPDRFAAIAPICGRGDTKTAEKIKDLPCWCFHGDADTAVKVEGSRDMIAAIKKAGGSPKYTEYPKVGHNSWDAAYGTDELYTWLLEQKKK